A genome region from Psychrobacter jeotgali includes the following:
- a CDS encoding ureidoglycolate lyase, translating into MSTTIIAKPLTKAAFAPFGTVIEPYEQQQQTSENCYYINKGYACRHNAIAKASLDGGEVGMSIFRAKKRDFPIALSVMEYHPFGTQAFFSMHGQDYIVVVAPKGEPPQSAADLTVFYAKSHQGVQYDANVWHHPLLALGRDSDFLVIDRINGEGNNCYELDIEVWQVFVKLENR; encoded by the coding sequence ATGAGCACTACAATTATTGCTAAACCTTTGACCAAAGCTGCATTTGCGCCCTTTGGCACGGTTATCGAGCCTTATGAGCAACAGCAACAAACCTCTGAGAACTGCTACTATATTAATAAAGGTTACGCCTGCCGCCATAATGCTATTGCCAAAGCATCACTTGACGGCGGTGAAGTGGGCATGAGTATCTTTCGTGCCAAAAAGCGTGACTTTCCTATTGCGCTATCGGTGATGGAATATCATCCGTTTGGCACCCAAGCCTTCTTTTCGATGCATGGTCAAGATTATATCGTCGTCGTTGCCCCCAAAGGCGAGCCGCCGCAGTCTGCTGCCGATTTAACGGTATTTTATGCCAAATCCCATCAAGGCGTGCAGTACGATGCCAATGTTTGGCATCATCCGCTATTGGCGCTGGGGCGTGATTCGGACTTTTTGGTTATTGACCGTATTAATGGCGAGGGCAATAATTGCTACGAGCTTGATATCGAGGTTTGGCAGGTTTTCGTTAAGCTTGAAAACCGTTAA
- a CDS encoding PepSY domain-containing protein produces MYKPLESLKLTTLGACLTLALSTGVISTTVHADTASEIRAAQAAKINLKQAIDIASKQASGILVDAEFDDDDSDSQSGGGVYELEFSDGKTEYEIKVDAITGQVVDLDTDSLDSGDINDYNVQRRAKISMMSVINAIEKQTGSKVLEIEFKNDRDYNDHPTYYEVEILKGNQITEIKINADTGREFERKVKN; encoded by the coding sequence ATGTATAAACCATTAGAAAGCCTTAAACTTACGACTTTAGGTGCCTGTCTTACTTTGGCGTTGAGCACAGGCGTTATTAGTACTACTGTTCATGCAGACACGGCAAGTGAAATACGCGCCGCTCAAGCAGCAAAGATTAATTTAAAGCAAGCGATTGATATTGCTAGTAAACAGGCTTCTGGGATTTTAGTTGATGCAGAATTTGACGATGATGATAGCGACTCCCAAAGTGGGGGCGGTGTTTATGAGCTAGAGTTTAGTGATGGCAAAACAGAGTATGAGATCAAGGTTGATGCTATCACTGGTCAAGTGGTTGATCTAGATACCGACAGCTTGGATAGTGGTGATATCAATGATTATAACGTCCAACGCCGTGCAAAGATAAGTATGATGTCAGTCATTAATGCTATTGAAAAACAGACCGGTAGCAAGGTTCTGGAGATCGAGTTTAAGAATGACCGTGATTATAATGATCATCCTACTTATTATGAAGTAGAGATACTCAAAGGCAATCAGATCACTGAGATAAAAATAAACGCTGACACCGGCCGCGAGTTTGAGCGCAAAGTTAAAAACTAA
- the alc gene encoding allantoicase: MSIVEAFPIIPADNLPENLPAFTKKTNVADNRLGAKVLFATDDFFADKSRILNPFPPVFMVGKFDDNGKWMDGWETRRKRHLGYDYMVVQLARPTKIAGLDIDTSHFTGNFPSSASVDTLYAPDLLQKDAEELTQMTKEEWDSKVWQTIVGMTPLKGHNHEFIDINDETTVTHLRLNIYPDGGVARLRVYGDIQLDENVHNQSESIDLANALNGGRAIASNDAHFGGASNLLLPTEAPNMGDGWETRRRREPGNDWCIIALGQAGIVDAIDVDTAHFKGNYPDKVSIQAVYAPDTPEQTLVTQSMFWQTLLEPQTTEAHKVHSYNQSQLKIDKPITHIRINIFPDGGLSRVRVYGKVADSTDTAHHS; the protein is encoded by the coding sequence ATGAGTATCGTAGAAGCTTTTCCAATTATTCCAGCTGACAATTTACCCGAAAACCTGCCTGCCTTTACCAAAAAAACCAATGTCGCTGACAATCGTCTAGGCGCAAAAGTGCTATTCGCTACTGACGACTTTTTTGCGGATAAAAGCCGTATTTTAAACCCTTTCCCGCCCGTATTTATGGTGGGTAAGTTCGATGACAACGGTAAATGGATGGACGGCTGGGAGACCCGCCGTAAGCGCCATCTGGGTTATGACTATATGGTAGTTCAGCTCGCTCGTCCCACCAAAATCGCCGGTCTCGATATTGATACCAGCCACTTTACCGGTAACTTTCCCTCATCAGCGAGCGTAGATACGTTATACGCGCCAGATTTATTGCAAAAAGATGCAGAAGAGCTTACTCAAATGACTAAAGAGGAATGGGATAGCAAAGTATGGCAGACCATCGTCGGTATGACTCCGCTGAAGGGGCATAATCATGAGTTTATCGATATCAATGATGAGACAACCGTCACCCACCTGCGTCTCAATATCTATCCTGATGGCGGCGTGGCACGTCTTCGGGTCTATGGTGATATTCAGTTGGATGAAAATGTTCATAATCAAAGCGAAAGTATTGACCTCGCTAATGCCTTGAATGGTGGCCGCGCTATCGCCAGTAATGACGCTCACTTTGGCGGTGCCAGCAATTTGCTACTGCCTACTGAAGCGCCCAATATGGGCGATGGCTGGGAGACCCGCCGCCGCCGTGAGCCCGGTAATGACTGGTGTATTATTGCTTTAGGTCAAGCGGGTATCGTCGACGCCATCGATGTCGATACCGCCCATTTCAAGGGTAATTATCCTGACAAAGTCTCTATTCAAGCGGTCTATGCGCCAGATACCCCAGAGCAAACGCTGGTGACCCAAAGTATGTTTTGGCAAACCTTACTTGAGCCCCAGACTACCGAAGCCCACAAAGTACACAGCTACAATCAAAGCCAGCTCAAGATTGATAAGCCCATCACCCATATTCGGATTAATATCTTTCCAGATGGCGGGCTCAGCCGCGTGCGTGTTTATGGCAAGGTGGCTGACAGTACTGACACCGCTCACCATTCATAA
- a CDS encoding amino acid ABC transporter permease — protein sequence MSMSWLAELLAILPFMDLNRAQIVIDSFWPMLKGGIYYSIPLALISFAIGMIIALTVALIRIVPRAGWLHEILYRLARIYVSAIRGTPMLVQLFIIFYGLPSVGVKLDPFPSAIIAFSLNIGAYASETVRASILSIPKGQWEAGSTVGLTYMQTFRHVILPQALRVSVPPLSNTFISLVKDTSLASLVLVTELFKQAQIITARNYEFMLVYTEAAFIYWGICLFLTFIQGKLETRLDRYIAK from the coding sequence ATGTCAATGTCATGGCTAGCTGAGCTTCTAGCAATATTACCTTTCATGGATCTTAATCGGGCCCAAATTGTTATCGATTCCTTTTGGCCCATGCTTAAAGGCGGTATTTACTATTCAATACCGCTAGCGCTGATATCGTTTGCTATAGGCATGATTATTGCGCTAACGGTAGCACTTATTCGTATCGTACCGCGTGCTGGCTGGTTGCATGAGATTCTTTATCGGCTAGCACGTATTTATGTGTCCGCCATTCGTGGTACACCGATGCTGGTGCAGTTGTTTATCATCTTTTATGGGCTACCCAGTGTGGGGGTGAAGCTTGACCCTTTTCCCTCAGCGATCATTGCTTTTTCGCTCAATATCGGTGCTTATGCTTCAGAGACGGTACGGGCGTCGATCTTATCTATTCCTAAAGGTCAGTGGGAGGCAGGTTCCACGGTTGGTTTGACTTATATGCAAACCTTTCGCCATGTGATCTTGCCGCAAGCTTTACGAGTATCAGTGCCGCCGTTGTCCAATACTTTTATTAGCTTGGTAAAAGATACCTCCTTGGCATCGCTGGTGTTGGTCACTGAGCTGTTTAAGCAAGCACAGATTATCACCGCGCGTAATTACGAGTTTATGCTGGTTTATACCGAAGCGGCGTTTATATATTGGGGAATTTGTCTGTTTTTGACCTTTATCCAAGGTAAACTTGAAACCCGATTAGATCGTTATATTGCCAAATAG
- the gdhA gene encoding NADP-specific glutamate dehydrogenase yields MSISQAIEKVEARYAHQPEFIQAVKEVALTIAPLYDAHPEYETFKIFERLIEPDRVIGFRINWENDKGEVQVNRGWRVQFSNALGPYKGGVRFHPTVNQSVLKFLGFEQIFKNALTGLPMGGGKGGSDFDPKGKTDNEIRRFCYAFMRELHQYVSKDIDVPAGDIGVGGREVSYMFAMYKNLTHEYGGVLTGKGVGFGGSLMRTEATGYGAVYFLENMLAAQNDSMEGKTVLVSGAGNVSLHAAEKANMLGAKVITVSDSQGTLYDESGFDQEKIDWLKKQKEQSKPLADYVEVFGGEWLAKQKPWKFKGDIAIPSATQNEVDEDDAKLMVENGIKYVAEGANMPLTAEAVDYVCLHRVHYAPGKAANAGGVAVSALEMSQNSVRQYKTFEQIDERLKAIMKNIHDCAAEASEKYGQTDNGYINYMAGANIVGFKRVADALVAYGILN; encoded by the coding sequence ATGAGTATCAGTCAGGCCATCGAAAAAGTTGAAGCCCGTTATGCGCATCAACCCGAGTTTATCCAAGCAGTAAAAGAAGTTGCCCTTACTATCGCCCCTTTATACGACGCCCATCCTGAATACGAAACTTTTAAAATATTTGAGCGTCTCATCGAGCCTGACCGTGTGATTGGCTTTCGCATCAACTGGGAAAATGATAAAGGTGAAGTACAGGTCAATCGAGGCTGGCGTGTCCAGTTTAGTAATGCTCTAGGCCCATATAAGGGCGGTGTTAGATTTCATCCTACAGTAAACCAATCCGTTTTGAAGTTCTTAGGCTTCGAGCAGATATTCAAAAATGCGTTGACCGGTTTGCCTATGGGCGGCGGCAAAGGCGGCTCTGATTTTGATCCAAAAGGCAAAACAGACAATGAGATTCGTCGTTTTTGTTATGCTTTTATGCGTGAGCTGCATCAATACGTGAGTAAGGATATTGACGTTCCTGCTGGTGATATTGGAGTGGGCGGTCGTGAAGTTAGCTATATGTTTGCTATGTATAAAAACCTAACGCACGAATATGGCGGAGTCTTAACCGGTAAAGGTGTTGGCTTTGGTGGGAGCTTGATGCGGACAGAAGCCACAGGTTATGGGGCAGTGTATTTCTTAGAAAATATGTTGGCCGCCCAAAACGATAGTATGGAAGGTAAAACCGTCTTAGTATCAGGCGCAGGTAACGTCTCATTGCATGCTGCTGAAAAGGCAAATATGCTTGGTGCTAAAGTAATCACTGTTTCCGACTCGCAAGGGACTTTGTATGACGAAAGCGGTTTTGATCAAGAAAAAATAGATTGGCTCAAGAAACAAAAAGAGCAAAGTAAACCATTAGCGGACTATGTAGAGGTGTTTGGTGGCGAGTGGTTAGCTAAACAAAAGCCTTGGAAGTTCAAAGGCGATATAGCTATTCCTTCAGCCACTCAAAACGAAGTCGACGAAGATGATGCCAAGCTAATGGTCGAAAACGGTATAAAGTATGTGGCTGAGGGCGCAAATATGCCATTAACTGCTGAAGCAGTTGATTATGTTTGTTTGCACCGCGTCCATTATGCACCTGGTAAGGCGGCTAATGCAGGTGGAGTAGCGGTTTCAGCGCTCGAGATGTCACAAAACTCTGTGCGTCAATATAAAACCTTTGAGCAAATCGATGAGCGCCTAAAGGCTATCATGAAGAATATTCATGACTGTGCTGCCGAAGCTTCAGAGAAATATGGTCAAACCGATAATGGCTATATCAATTATATGGCCGGCGCTAATATCGTGGGCTTCAAGCGTGTCGCTGATGCTTTAGTAGCTTACGGTATTTTGAACTAA
- a CDS encoding amino acid ABC transporter substrate-binding protein — translation MKRRTLLALAASTVLLAACGQSTNDAATNPDLLQRINNGGTINVGTEGTYPPFTYHDESGKLTGYDVEVTRAVADKLGVEVEFQETQWDAMLAGLDSKRFDMVANQVSLTTPERKAKYDKAEAYSWSGAVVLAPTYDERYSAWEDLKGLRSAQSLTSNYGELAERYEAEIIPVDGMSQAIQLVKQGRADFTMNDNLAVLDYLKKFPDSGLEIKLVAPASEQRGSGLVLLKGNDEVVAKLDEAMAELKADGTLTKISQDFFNADISQQK, via the coding sequence ATGAAACGTCGTACTCTTTTAGCACTCGCTGCCAGTACTGTACTATTAGCAGCCTGTGGACAATCTACTAACGATGCCGCTACTAATCCTGATCTGCTCCAACGCATTAATAATGGCGGTACCATTAATGTTGGTACCGAAGGCACTTATCCACCGTTTACTTATCATGATGAGAGCGGCAAGCTTACCGGTTATGATGTTGAAGTGACTCGTGCTGTCGCAGATAAGTTAGGTGTAGAGGTTGAGTTCCAAGAGACTCAGTGGGATGCCATGCTAGCCGGTCTGGACTCCAAGCGTTTTGATATGGTGGCCAATCAAGTTAGCCTAACCACGCCTGAGCGCAAAGCTAAGTATGATAAAGCAGAAGCGTATAGTTGGTCAGGTGCTGTGGTATTAGCACCTACTTATGATGAACGCTATAGCGCTTGGGAGGACCTAAAAGGCCTGCGCAGCGCCCAATCATTGACCAGTAACTATGGAGAATTGGCTGAGCGTTATGAAGCCGAGATTATTCCGGTTGACGGAATGTCACAAGCTATTCAATTGGTTAAGCAAGGTCGCGCTGATTTTACTATGAATGACAATCTTGCGGTATTAGACTATCTCAAAAAATTCCCTGACAGTGGACTTGAGATTAAACTGGTTGCCCCGGCAAGTGAGCAGCGTGGTTCAGGTTTAGTACTACTTAAAGGTAACGATGAAGTGGTAGCAAAACTAGATGAAGCGATGGCTGAGTTAAAAGCTGATGGCACCTTGACTAAGATTAGCCAAGACTTTTTCAATGCTGATATAAGCCAGCAGAAATAA
- the puuE gene encoding allantoinase PuuE — translation MTQKNNMTQKITSDFDQSAYPRDLKGYGGNPPKANWPGGAKIAVQFVLNIEEGAENSVIHGDAESERFLSDILGTPSFVNRHQSIESAFEYGSRVGVWRVLDVFKEYGVPITTFACAAAAEKTPHIIERVLEDGHEVASHGLRWITYQYMYRETEREHVRRATEIFERMLGHQPLGWYTGRDSPNTRELVVEQGGYVYDSDSYADELPYWLNVRVEDGDQILRKPHLIIPYSLETNDMRFSSSPGYTNAEPFYQYLKDSFDTLYEEGAKDGKNTPKILTIGLHCRIIGRAGRITALKQFLKYITSKPDVWICRRDEIAKHWYENHPATSDNSADWL, via the coding sequence ATGACTCAAAAGAACAATATGACTCAAAAAATAACCAGCGATTTTGATCAATCTGCTTACCCTCGCGACCTCAAAGGCTACGGCGGCAACCCGCCCAAAGCCAATTGGCCGGGCGGTGCCAAGATTGCTGTGCAGTTCGTACTAAACATTGAAGAAGGCGCAGAAAATAGCGTCATCCATGGCGATGCTGAGTCAGAGCGCTTTTTGTCCGATATCTTGGGTACGCCCTCCTTTGTCAATCGTCACCAATCTATCGAGTCAGCTTTTGAATATGGTAGCCGGGTTGGCGTTTGGCGAGTGTTGGACGTGTTTAAGGAATACGGTGTGCCTATCACTACCTTCGCCTGCGCGGCGGCCGCTGAAAAGACCCCGCATATTATCGAACGTGTATTAGAAGACGGTCATGAAGTTGCTAGCCACGGTCTGCGCTGGATTACTTATCAATATATGTACCGTGAAACTGAGCGCGAGCATGTACGCCGTGCTACCGAAATCTTTGAGCGCATGCTGGGACATCAACCCCTTGGCTGGTATACCGGACGTGATAGCCCTAATACTCGCGAATTGGTGGTGGAGCAAGGCGGCTACGTTTATGATTCTGACTCCTACGCCGACGAGCTGCCCTACTGGTTAAATGTCAGAGTCGAAGATGGCGATCAAATATTACGTAAGCCGCACCTAATCATTCCCTACTCGCTTGAAACCAACGATATGCGCTTTTCATCCAGCCCCGGTTACACCAACGCCGAACCCTTTTATCAGTATCTCAAAGACAGCTTTGATACTCTGTATGAGGAAGGGGCCAAAGACGGTAAAAACACGCCCAAAATACTCACTATCGGTTTGCATTGCCGCATCATTGGCCGTGCTGGGCGCATTACTGCCCTTAAACAATTCTTAAAATATATCACTAGCAAGCCTGACGTCTGGATCTGCCGCCGTGACGAGATTGCGAAGCACTGGTATGAAAATCATCCCGCAACTAGCGATAATAGCGCAGATTGGCTGTAA
- a CDS encoding amino acid ABC transporter ATP-binding protein, with the protein MIQVTNIHKAFGDNQVLKGIDLTIAKGEVVVILGPSGSGKTTFLRCLNALEIPDKGVIAFDDGSLSVDFATKPKKKALLALQRKSGMVFQSYNLFPHKTAIENLMLGPTVVQGQSKAQAREQALVLLKKVGLSDKADLYPFQLSGGQQQRIGIARALAIEPSLLLFDEPTSALDPELVQDVLETMKQLASEGWTMVVVTHEINFARDVADHVVLIEDGHIIEEGSPKQMFELSKHPRTQAFLQRISE; encoded by the coding sequence ATGATCCAAGTTACTAATATCCATAAAGCTTTTGGTGATAATCAAGTGCTCAAAGGCATTGACTTGACCATTGCTAAAGGTGAGGTCGTGGTCATATTAGGGCCGTCAGGATCAGGCAAAACGACCTTTTTACGTTGCCTAAATGCGCTTGAAATTCCTGATAAAGGGGTGATCGCTTTTGACGATGGCAGCTTGAGCGTAGATTTTGCTACTAAGCCCAAAAAGAAAGCCCTGCTAGCATTACAACGTAAGTCTGGCATGGTTTTTCAGTCTTATAACTTGTTTCCGCACAAGACTGCAATTGAGAATTTAATGCTTGGGCCAACGGTAGTGCAAGGACAAAGTAAAGCGCAGGCACGTGAGCAAGCTTTAGTGCTGCTGAAGAAGGTTGGACTGTCGGACAAGGCTGATCTTTATCCCTTTCAGTTATCAGGCGGCCAGCAGCAGCGTATTGGTATTGCTCGTGCCTTAGCCATTGAGCCGTCGCTATTATTGTTCGATGAGCCAACTTCCGCGCTCGACCCAGAGCTGGTACAAGATGTGCTTGAAACTATGAAGCAGCTGGCATCTGAAGGCTGGACGATGGTAGTGGTCACTCATGAGATTAATTTTGCGCGCGATGTGGCTGACCATGTGGTACTCATCGAAGACGGGCACATCATAGAAGAGGGCAGTCCCAAGCAGATGTTTGAGCTCTCGAAACATCCGCGTACGCAGGCATTTTTGCAGCGTATTAGTGAGTAG